A window of the Alkalinema sp. FACHB-956 genome harbors these coding sequences:
- a CDS encoding DUF2887 domain-containing protein, which produces MRRDSIFYALFKQSPTLLFELLDQVPASADQYRFESVAVKEPKFEID; this is translated from the coding sequence GATTCGATTTTCTATGCATTATTCAAACAATCTCCCACCCTGTTGTTTGAACTGTTAGACCAAGTCCCCGCCTCTGCGGATCAATATCGCTTTGAATCCGTCGCTGTCAAAGAACCCAAATTTGAAATCGATG